The following proteins come from a genomic window of Enterobacter chengduensis:
- the lolA gene encoding outer membrane lipoprotein chaperone LolA, whose translation MKKIAIACALLTSFVASSVWADAASDLKSRLDKVSSFHASFTQKVTDGSGNAVQEGQGDLWVKRPNLFNWHMTQPDESILVSDGKTLWFFNPFVEQATATWLKDATSNTPFMLIARNQASDWQQYNIKQTGDEFVLTPKGSNGNLKQFTINVSTNGTINQFGAVEQDDQRSSYQLKSQQNGAVDASKFTFTPPQGVTVDDQRNK comes from the coding sequence ATGAAAAAAATCGCCATCGCCTGTGCATTACTCACCAGTTTTGTCGCCAGCAGCGTCTGGGCTGATGCAGCCAGCGACCTTAAAAGCCGACTGGATAAAGTAAGCAGCTTCCACGCCAGCTTCACGCAAAAAGTGACTGACGGCAGCGGCAACGCGGTGCAGGAAGGTCAGGGGGATTTGTGGGTAAAACGCCCAAATCTGTTTAACTGGCACATGACCCAGCCGGATGAAAGCATCCTGGTCTCTGACGGTAAAACACTGTGGTTCTTCAACCCGTTCGTTGAGCAGGCCACGGCGACCTGGCTGAAAGATGCCACCAGCAATACGCCATTTATGCTGATTGCCCGCAACCAGGCCAGCGACTGGCAGCAGTACAATATTAAACAGACGGGTGACGAGTTTGTCCTGACGCCGAAAGGCAGCAACGGCAACCTGAAGCAGTTCACCATTAACGTAAGCACCAACGGTACCATCAATCAGTTCGGCGCGGTTGAGCAAGACGATCAGCGCAGCAGTTACCAGCTCAAGTCTCAGCAGAACGGCGCCGTGGATGCATCGAAATTCACCTTTACCCCGCCGCAGGGCGTAACGGTGGACGATCAACGCAATAAGTAA